From a region of the Mycolicibacterium sp. MU0050 genome:
- the xerD gene encoding site-specific tyrosine recombinase XerD, whose protein sequence is MTTFQTALDGQLQGYLDHLTIERGVAANTLSSYRRDLRRYHQHLQSRGIEDLAAVTETDVSEFLVALRLGDPDAGVPALSAVSATRALIAVRGLHRFATAEGITETDVARSVKPPSASRRLPKALTLDEVLALLEGAGGDSETDGPLTLRNRALLELLYSTGARISEAVGLDLDDVDTQARSVLLRGKGGKQRLVPVGRPAVAALDAFLVRGRPDLARRGRGTPAIFLNARGGRLSRQSAWQVLQDSAERAGITTAVSPHTLRHSFATHLLDGGADVRVVQELLGHASVTTTQIYTMVTVHALREVWAGAHPRAR, encoded by the coding sequence GTGACGACGTTCCAAACCGCGCTGGACGGTCAGCTGCAGGGGTATCTGGACCACCTGACCATCGAGCGTGGCGTCGCGGCGAACACCCTGAGTTCCTACCGGCGCGACCTGCGGCGCTATCACCAACATCTGCAGTCGCGCGGTATCGAGGACTTGGCCGCGGTGACCGAGACCGACGTCAGCGAGTTCCTGGTAGCCCTGCGCCTCGGCGACCCCGACGCCGGCGTGCCGGCGCTGTCGGCGGTGTCGGCCACCCGCGCGTTGATCGCCGTCCGGGGACTGCACCGATTCGCCACCGCCGAGGGCATCACCGAGACCGACGTGGCGCGGTCGGTCAAGCCGCCGTCCGCGTCCCGGCGGCTGCCCAAGGCGTTGACCCTCGACGAGGTGCTGGCGCTGCTCGAAGGCGCGGGCGGGGACAGCGAGACCGACGGGCCGCTGACGCTGCGCAACCGGGCCCTACTGGAGCTGCTCTACTCCACCGGCGCCCGGATTTCCGAGGCGGTCGGCCTGGATCTCGACGACGTCGACACGCAGGCCCGCTCGGTGCTGCTGCGCGGCAAAGGCGGCAAGCAGCGGCTGGTGCCGGTGGGGCGGCCGGCCGTGGCCGCGCTGGACGCGTTCCTGGTGCGCGGCCGCCCCGACCTGGCTCGCCGCGGCCGCGGCACCCCGGCGATCTTTCTGAATGCGCGCGGCGGGCGGTTGTCTCGGCAGAGCGCGTGGCAGGTACTGCAGGACAGCGCGGAGCGGGCCGGGATCACCACCGCGGTGTCCCCGCACACACTTCGACACTCGTTCGCCACCCACCTCCTCGACGGCGGTGCCGACGTCCGCGTCGTGCAGGAACTGCTGGGGCACGCCTCGGTGACCACCACGCAGATCTACACCATGGTCACCGTGCACGCGCTGCGTGAGGTGTGGGCCGGGGCGCATCCGCGCGCCCGTTAA
- a CDS encoding O-methyltransferase, whose product MSWQRRLPFLRWSFWRMAMGVRNIPRTGQVGDGREDAAADYVVAHARAGDPEDVLATIDRFAYTKSFLINIGEEKGALLDAAVRRADPALALELGTYVGYGALRIACAAPRARVYSVELSADNAAAARRIWAHAGVADRVTCVVGTLGDGGHTLDALAALPEFGPGALDLLFIDHAKDAYLPDLQSILERGWLHPGAIVVADNVKIPGAPEYRAYMTEQQGRRWRTVEHPTHAEYQNVLRDLVLESEFLG is encoded by the coding sequence ATGAGCTGGCAACGCCGACTTCCCTTCCTTCGCTGGTCCTTCTGGCGCATGGCGATGGGCGTGCGCAACATTCCCAGGACCGGCCAGGTCGGCGACGGGCGCGAGGACGCCGCCGCCGACTACGTAGTGGCGCACGCGCGCGCCGGTGACCCCGAGGACGTCCTGGCCACCATCGACCGCTTCGCCTACACCAAGTCGTTTCTGATCAACATCGGTGAGGAGAAGGGCGCGCTGCTCGACGCCGCGGTCCGCCGGGCCGACCCCGCACTAGCGCTCGAGTTGGGCACCTACGTCGGGTACGGGGCGCTGCGGATCGCCTGCGCGGCGCCGCGAGCGCGGGTGTACTCGGTGGAACTGTCGGCCGACAACGCCGCGGCAGCCAGACGGATCTGGGCACACGCCGGCGTCGCCGACCGGGTGACCTGCGTGGTCGGCACGCTCGGCGACGGCGGGCACACGCTGGACGCGCTGGCCGCCCTGCCCGAGTTCGGCCCCGGCGCCCTCGACCTACTGTTCATCGACCACGCCAAGGATGCCTACCTGCCCGACCTGCAGAGCATCCTGGAGCGCGGCTGGCTGCATCCCGGTGCGATCGTCGTTGCCGACAACGTCAAGATCCCGGGCGCCCCGGAGTACCGGGCCTACATGACCGAGCAGCAGGGGCGGCGCTGGCGCACGGTGGAGCATCCGACGCACGCCGAATACCAGAACGTGCTGCGCGACCTGGTGCTCGAGTCCGAATTCCTGGGCTGA
- a CDS encoding thiamine pyrophosphate-binding protein: MTPAIVRVADHILAHLAAGGVTHVFGVDGENVEDLFDAAHFREDITAVLAKHEFAAAAMADGYSRAGAGLGVVMASGGAALNLIPSLGESLASRVPVLALVGQPPSRLDGFGAAGDTSGRNGSLNAQALFRAVSVFCERVTTPEHIRTALPRAIIAACAGGPAVLLLPKDIQQAQLDLAAPQRDRARTWARRPRLGDVHPLTRALRSARGTVAIVAGEQVARDGARAELESLRATLSARVACVPEAKDVTPEFTGALGITGAMGHPAVADAVADSAVCLLVGTRLPLTARTGLDAALRNTRTFSIGSAPPHLPCTHVHTDDLQASLAELTRKLSGRGRPRGLRIPEPTPPTELTPPRVDGAGVGYRQAMKALDAALPANVDVVVDAGNAGTAALHYLPARRGGRFLVALGMGAMGYSFGAGIGMAIARRRRTVVIAGDGAFYTHGMELHTAIEHQLPVTVVLFNNNAHAMSATRERLYYGDLHSYNRFRPSHLGAGLAAMFPGLRSVDVTDIGALPSALAEALEAPGPSVISVECSADEIPPFAPFLEAVASPVGDAAAPAGEDYLAVPASA; the protein is encoded by the coding sequence ATGACGCCAGCAATCGTTCGGGTCGCCGACCACATCCTGGCTCATCTGGCCGCCGGCGGCGTGACCCACGTCTTCGGGGTGGACGGGGAGAACGTCGAAGACCTCTTCGACGCGGCACACTTCCGCGAGGACATCACCGCCGTCCTCGCCAAGCATGAATTCGCCGCCGCGGCAATGGCAGACGGCTACAGCCGCGCGGGTGCCGGTCTGGGTGTGGTGATGGCCTCCGGTGGCGCGGCACTCAACCTCATCCCCAGTCTGGGCGAGTCGCTGGCCAGCCGGGTCCCCGTGCTCGCCCTCGTGGGGCAACCGCCCAGCCGCCTCGACGGATTCGGGGCCGCCGGCGACACCAGTGGACGCAACGGATCGCTGAACGCACAGGCGCTGTTCCGGGCGGTGTCGGTGTTCTGCGAACGGGTGACCACCCCGGAGCACATCCGCACCGCACTACCCCGGGCGATCATCGCGGCCTGTGCCGGGGGACCGGCAGTACTGTTGCTACCCAAGGATATTCAGCAGGCGCAGTTGGATTTGGCCGCTCCGCAGCGGGACCGGGCCCGCACGTGGGCGCGACGGCCCCGGCTCGGTGATGTCCACCCGCTGACGCGGGCGCTGCGCTCCGCGCGCGGGACGGTGGCCATCGTCGCCGGCGAACAGGTCGCCCGCGACGGTGCCCGGGCCGAGTTGGAGAGCCTACGCGCGACGCTGTCTGCCCGGGTGGCCTGCGTGCCCGAGGCAAAGGACGTCACGCCGGAGTTCACCGGGGCGCTCGGGATCACCGGGGCGATGGGACATCCCGCGGTCGCCGACGCCGTCGCCGACAGCGCGGTGTGCCTGCTGGTGGGCACCCGCCTGCCGCTGACGGCGCGTACCGGGCTCGATGCGGCGCTGCGCAACACACGGACGTTCTCGATCGGGTCGGCGCCGCCGCATCTGCCCTGCACCCACGTACACACCGACGATCTGCAGGCCTCGCTGGCCGAACTCACCCGGAAGCTGTCCGGGCGCGGCCGCCCCCGCGGACTGCGGATTCCGGAGCCCACGCCGCCCACCGAGTTGACCCCGCCACGTGTCGACGGGGCCGGGGTGGGCTACCGGCAGGCGATGAAAGCCCTGGATGCGGCGCTGCCCGCGAACGTCGACGTCGTCGTCGATGCCGGCAACGCCGGTACCGCGGCGCTGCACTACCTGCCCGCCCGGCGCGGCGGGCGGTTCCTGGTGGCGCTGGGCATGGGTGCCATGGGCTACAGCTTCGGGGCGGGGATCGGCATGGCGATCGCGCGGCGGCGACGTACCGTCGTCATCGCCGGCGACGGCGCGTTCTACACCCACGGCATGGAACTGCACACCGCAATCGAGCATCAGCTGCCGGTGACGGTCGTGTTGTTCAACAACAACGCGCACGCCATGTCGGCGACGCGAGAGCGGCTCTACTACGGGGATCTCCACAGCTACAACAGGTTCCGGCCCAGTCATCTCGGCGCCGGCCTGGCGGCGATGTTCCCCGGGTTGCGGTCGGTGGACGTCACCGACATCGGCGCCCTGCCGTCCGCGTTGGCCGAGGCGCTCGAGGCCCCGGGGCCCTCGGTGATCAGCGTCGAATGTTCGGCGGACGAAATTCCGCCGTTCGCACCGTTTCTCGAGGCCGTCGCGTCGCCGGTCGGCGATGCCGCGGCCCCTGCGGGAGAGGACTACCTGGCCGTCCCCGCCAGCGCCTGA
- a CDS encoding ParA family protein — translation MTDDADRAGELGLTGRPPRAIPTPQPVTSHGPATVIAMCNQKGGVGKTTSTINLGAALAECGRRVLLVDLDPQGALSAGLGVPHYELEHTVHNMLIEPRVSVEQVLIKTRVSGMDLVPSNIDLSAAEIQLVNEVGREQSLARALHPVLDRYDYVLIDCQPSLGLLTVNGLACADGVIIPTECEYFSLRGLALLTDTVDKVRDRLNPRLSISGILITRYDSRTVNAREVMARVVERFGDLVFDTVITRTVRFPETSVAGEPITTWAPKSSGAEAYRALAAEVIHRFGT, via the coding sequence GTGACCGACGACGCCGACCGCGCCGGTGAGCTCGGTCTCACGGGCCGGCCCCCGCGAGCGATTCCCACGCCCCAGCCGGTGACCTCCCACGGTCCGGCCACGGTCATCGCGATGTGCAACCAGAAGGGCGGGGTGGGCAAGACCACCTCGACGATCAACCTCGGTGCGGCGCTCGCCGAATGCGGCCGCCGGGTGCTGCTGGTGGACCTCGACCCGCAGGGCGCACTGTCGGCGGGACTGGGCGTGCCGCACTACGAGCTCGAGCACACCGTGCACAACATGCTCATCGAGCCCCGGGTGTCGGTGGAGCAGGTGCTGATCAAGACCCGAGTCAGCGGCATGGACCTGGTGCCCAGCAACATCGACCTGTCCGCCGCGGAGATCCAGTTGGTCAACGAGGTCGGCCGCGAGCAGTCGCTGGCGCGCGCCCTGCACCCGGTGCTGGACCGCTATGACTACGTGCTCATCGACTGCCAGCCGTCGCTGGGACTGCTGACCGTCAACGGGCTGGCCTGCGCCGACGGCGTCATCATCCCGACCGAATGCGAGTATTTCTCGCTGCGCGGCCTGGCGCTGCTGACCGACACCGTGGACAAGGTGCGGGATCGGCTCAACCCGCGCCTGTCCATCAGCGGAATCCTGATCACGCGATATGACAGCCGGACCGTCAACGCCCGCGAGGTGATGGCGCGCGTCGTGGAACGCTTCGGGGACCTGGTGTTCGACACCGTGATCACCCGGACCGTTCGGTTCCCGGAGACCAGCGTGGCCGGTGAGCCGATCACCACCTGGGCGCCCAAGTCCTCCGGCGCCGAAGCGTACCGAGCGTTGGCCGCCGAGGTCATCCACCGGTTCGGCACGTGA
- a CDS encoding segregation/condensation protein A: protein MTSTQTPNGADQAEQPATGFQVRLSNFEGPFDLLLQLIFAHRLDVTEVALHQVTDEFIAYTKEIGAQLGLEETTTFLVVAATLLDLKAARLLPAGQVDDEDDLALLEVRDLLFARLLQYRAFKHVALMFAELEAAALRSYPRAVSLEDRFADLLPEVMIGVDAQAFAEIAASALTPRPVPTVGLDHLHHPKVSVPEQAQQLLRMLEDRGVGQWASFTELVADCEIPIQIVGRFLALLELYRSRAVAFEQLEPLGVLQVAWTGDRLTDQQLRDELVEDQE from the coding sequence GTGACCAGCACCCAGACGCCCAACGGAGCCGACCAGGCCGAGCAGCCCGCCACCGGATTTCAGGTCCGACTGAGCAATTTCGAGGGTCCGTTCGACCTGTTGCTGCAGCTGATCTTCGCGCACCGCCTCGACGTCACCGAGGTGGCGTTGCACCAGGTCACCGACGAATTCATCGCCTACACCAAGGAGATCGGCGCCCAGCTGGGCCTCGAGGAGACCACCACGTTCCTGGTGGTTGCCGCCACGCTGTTGGACTTGAAGGCGGCCCGTCTGCTCCCGGCCGGCCAGGTCGACGACGAGGACGACCTGGCGCTGCTCGAGGTCCGGGACCTGCTGTTCGCCAGGTTGCTGCAGTACCGCGCGTTCAAGCACGTCGCGCTGATGTTCGCCGAGTTGGAGGCCGCGGCGCTGCGCAGCTACCCGCGGGCGGTGTCGCTGGAGGACCGCTTCGCCGACCTGCTGCCCGAGGTGATGATCGGGGTGGACGCCCAGGCGTTCGCGGAGATCGCCGCCAGCGCGTTGACCCCGCGCCCGGTGCCCACCGTGGGCCTCGACCATCTGCACCACCCGAAGGTGTCGGTGCCCGAGCAGGCCCAGCAGCTGCTGCGGATGCTCGAGGATCGCGGGGTGGGGCAGTGGGCGTCGTTCACCGAACTGGTCGCCGACTGTGAGATCCCGATCCAGATCGTCGGGCGCTTCCTGGCGCTGCTCGAGCTGTACCGATCCCGGGCGGTAGCATTCGAGCAGTTAGAACCGCTTGGTGTGCTCCAGGTTGCGTGGACCGGAGACCGTCTCACGGACCAACAATTGCGCGATGAGCTGGTGGAAGATCAAGAATGA
- the scpB gene encoding SMC-Scp complex subunit ScpB codes for MTEPDALDPAASAEPDVDPTAEVATDPELDDDELTRVLEALLLVVDTPISAEGLASATGQSADRIAARLPQLAAELTDRDSGMDLREAGGGWRLYTRSRFAPYVERLLLDGSRTKLTRAALETLAVVAYRQPVTRARVSAVRGVNVDAVMRTLLARGLITEAGTDPDSGAASFATTELFLERLGLTSLADLPDIAPLLPDVDVIDDLSETLDSEPRFMKLNAGGPTEEPPALDMDED; via the coding sequence ATGACTGAACCGGATGCCCTGGATCCAGCGGCGTCTGCCGAGCCCGACGTCGACCCCACAGCCGAGGTGGCCACCGACCCCGAACTGGACGACGACGAACTCACGCGGGTTTTGGAGGCCCTGTTGCTGGTGGTCGACACCCCGATCAGCGCCGAGGGGTTGGCGTCCGCGACCGGACAGTCCGCCGACCGGATCGCGGCCCGGCTGCCGCAGCTGGCGGCCGAACTCACCGACCGTGACAGCGGCATGGACCTGCGCGAGGCCGGTGGCGGCTGGCGGTTGTACACCCGGTCGCGGTTTGCGCCGTACGTCGAACGCCTGCTGCTGGACGGCTCGCGCACCAAGCTGACCCGCGCCGCCCTGGAGACGTTGGCCGTGGTCGCCTACCGGCAGCCGGTGACGCGCGCCCGGGTCAGCGCCGTGCGCGGCGTCAACGTCGACGCGGTGATGCGCACCCTGCTGGCCCGCGGATTGATCACCGAGGCCGGCACCGACCCCGACAGCGGCGCGGCGAGCTTCGCGACCACCGAGTTGTTCCTCGAGCGGCTGGGGCTGACCTCGCTGGCCGACCTGCCCGACATCGCGCCACTGCTGCCCGACGTCGACGTGATCGACGATCTGTCCGAAACCTTGGACAGCGAACCGCGGTTCATGAAACTCAATGCGGGTGGACCGACGGAAGAACCACCCGCGCTCGACATGGATGAGGACTGA
- a CDS encoding pseudouridine synthase → MSQESAEGVRLQKVLSQAGIASRRVAERMIRDGRVEVDGRIVTELGTRVDPDASVIRVDGARVLVDDELVHLALNKPVGMHSTMSDDRGRPCIGDLVEHRVRGNKKLFHVGRLDAETEGLILLTNDGELAHRLMHPSYEVPKTYLATVTGAVPKGLGKKLRAGIELDDGPVKVDAFAMVDTIPGRSMVSVTLHEGRKHIVRRLMAAVGYPVEALVRTDIGSVSLGEQRPGSIRALNRKEIGELYKAVGL, encoded by the coding sequence ATGTCGCAAGAGTCTGCTGAGGGCGTGCGACTGCAAAAAGTGTTGTCGCAGGCCGGAATTGCATCCCGACGGGTGGCCGAACGGATGATCCGTGACGGCCGCGTCGAGGTGGACGGTCGCATTGTCACCGAGTTGGGCACCCGCGTGGACCCGGACGCCTCGGTGATCCGGGTGGACGGCGCGCGGGTGCTCGTCGACGACGAACTGGTGCACCTGGCGCTGAACAAGCCGGTCGGCATGCATTCGACGATGTCCGACGATCGGGGCCGGCCCTGCATCGGCGACCTGGTCGAGCACCGAGTCCGCGGCAACAAGAAGCTGTTTCACGTCGGGCGCCTCGACGCCGAGACGGAAGGCCTGATCCTGCTGACCAACGACGGCGAGTTGGCGCACCGGCTGATGCACCCGTCGTACGAGGTGCCCAAGACGTACCTGGCGACGGTCACCGGCGCGGTGCCCAAGGGGCTCGGCAAGAAACTGCGCGCCGGCATCGAACTCGACGACGGCCCGGTGAAGGTGGACGCATTCGCGATGGTGGACACCATCCCGGGCCGCTCCATGGTCAGCGTCACCCTGCACGAGGGCCGCAAGCACATTGTCCGCCGCCTGATGGCCGCCGTCGGCTACCCGGTGGAAGCGTTGGTGCGCACCGACATCGGCTCGGTGTCACTGGGGGAGCAGCGGCCCGGCAGCATCCGGGCGTTGAACCGCAAGGAGATCGGGGAGCTCTACAAGGCGGTGGGCCTGTGA
- the cmk gene encoding (d)CMP kinase has protein sequence MSAGSDTLVIAIDGPAGTGKSTVSRGLANELGARYLDTGAMYRLVTLAVLRAGVDVGDPAAVAAVATPITVGDDPDDVRAYLADEDVSAEIRGDAVTKAVSAVSAVPEVRERLVELQRQLANRPGAVVVEGRDIGTVVLPDADLKIFLTASAEIRAQRRNDQNISGGLGDDYEGVLADVRRRDHLDSNRATSPLRAAEDAVVVDTGEMTQAEVIAHLRGLAQRCKEAVR, from the coding sequence GTGAGCGCGGGCAGTGACACGCTGGTGATCGCCATCGACGGCCCGGCCGGAACCGGAAAGTCGACGGTGTCACGGGGTTTGGCCAACGAGCTGGGCGCGCGCTACCTGGACACCGGGGCCATGTACCGGCTGGTGACGCTGGCGGTGCTGCGGGCCGGCGTCGATGTGGGGGACCCGGCCGCGGTGGCCGCCGTCGCGACACCGATCACCGTCGGCGACGACCCCGACGACGTGCGCGCCTATCTGGCCGACGAGGACGTCTCGGCGGAGATCCGCGGCGATGCGGTGACCAAGGCGGTCTCGGCGGTCTCGGCGGTGCCCGAGGTGCGCGAGCGCCTGGTCGAACTGCAGCGGCAGCTGGCGAACCGGCCAGGTGCCGTCGTGGTGGAGGGGCGCGACATCGGCACGGTGGTGTTACCGGATGCGGATCTGAAGATCTTCCTGACCGCCTCGGCGGAGATCCGGGCGCAGCGCCGCAACGACCAGAACATCAGCGGCGGACTCGGCGACGACTACGAGGGCGTACTGGCCGACGTGCGCCGCCGCGACCACCTGGACTCCAACCGGGCGACCTCGCCGCTGCGGGCCGCCGAAGACGCCGTGGTGGTCGACACCGGCGAGATGACCCAGGCCGAAGTGATAGCCCATCTGCGTGGTCTGGCGCAACGATGCAAAGAGGCGGTTCGATGA
- the der gene encoding ribosome biogenesis GTPase Der, translating to MTSEDGTWSDESDWEIDESEYASDLEEFTAPPPVIAVVGRPNVGKSTLVNRILGRREAVVQDLPGVTRDRVSYDALWAGRRIVVQDTGGWEPDAKGLQQLVAEQATVAMQTADAIILVVDAVVGATSGDEAAARKLRRSGKPVFLAANKVDGEKQEPEAAALWSLGLGEPHPISAMHGRGVADLLDTVVEKLPAVSEVGPKTGGPRRVALVGKPNVGKSSLLNRLAGGQRSVVHDVAGTTVDPVDSLIELGGKTWRFVDTAGLRRKVGQASGHEFYASVRTHGAIDAAEVVIVLIDASVPISEQDQRVLSMVIEAGRALVLAFNKWDLVDEDRRYLLDKEIDRELAQLQWAPRVNISAMTGRAVQKLVPALETSLQSWDTRVPTGRLNTFFKEIIAAHPPPVRGGKQPRILFATQATARPPTFVLFTTGFLEAGYRRFLERRLRETFGFEGSPIRINVRVREKRGRK from the coding sequence ATGACCTCCGAGGACGGCACCTGGTCGGACGAAAGCGACTGGGAGATAGACGAATCCGAGTACGCCTCGGATCTCGAGGAGTTCACCGCGCCGCCGCCCGTGATCGCGGTGGTGGGCCGCCCCAACGTCGGCAAGTCCACGCTGGTGAACCGTATTTTGGGCCGCCGGGAAGCCGTCGTGCAGGACCTGCCGGGCGTGACCCGCGACCGGGTGTCCTACGACGCGCTGTGGGCCGGGCGCCGGATCGTGGTGCAGGACACCGGCGGCTGGGAACCCGACGCGAAGGGCCTGCAGCAGCTGGTTGCCGAGCAGGCGACGGTGGCGATGCAGACCGCGGACGCGATCATCCTGGTGGTCGATGCCGTCGTCGGCGCGACGTCCGGGGACGAGGCCGCCGCGCGCAAGCTGCGTCGCTCCGGCAAGCCGGTGTTCCTGGCCGCCAACAAGGTTGACGGTGAGAAGCAGGAGCCCGAGGCCGCGGCGCTGTGGTCGCTGGGTCTCGGTGAGCCGCACCCGATCAGCGCCATGCACGGGCGCGGGGTCGCCGATCTGCTCGACACCGTCGTCGAGAAGCTGCCGGCGGTCTCCGAGGTGGGCCCCAAGACCGGCGGGCCGCGGCGGGTGGCGCTGGTGGGCAAGCCCAACGTGGGCAAGAGCTCGCTGCTGAACCGGCTGGCAGGCGGTCAGCGTTCGGTGGTCCACGACGTCGCGGGCACCACCGTGGACCCGGTGGACTCGCTGATCGAATTGGGCGGCAAGACATGGCGTTTCGTGGACACCGCCGGGCTGCGCCGCAAGGTCGGGCAGGCCAGCGGCCACGAGTTCTACGCGTCGGTGCGCACGCACGGCGCCATCGACGCCGCCGAGGTGGTGATCGTGCTGATCGACGCGTCGGTGCCGATCAGCGAGCAGGACCAGCGGGTGCTGTCGATGGTGATCGAGGCCGGGCGGGCGCTGGTGCTGGCGTTCAACAAGTGGGACCTGGTCGACGAGGACCGGCGGTACCTGCTGGACAAGGAGATCGACCGCGAACTGGCGCAGCTGCAGTGGGCGCCGCGGGTCAACATCTCCGCGATGACCGGCCGCGCGGTGCAGAAGCTGGTGCCCGCGCTGGAGACCTCGCTGCAGTCGTGGGACACCCGGGTGCCCACCGGACGGCTCAACACCTTCTTCAAGGAGATCATCGCCGCGCACCCGCCGCCGGTGCGCGGCGGCAAGCAGCCCCGGATCCTGTTCGCCACCCAGGCCACCGCGCGCCCGCCGACGTTCGTGTTGTTCACCACCGGGTTCCTGGAGGCGGGCTATCGCCGGTTCCTGGAGCGCCGACTGCGCGAGACGTTCGGATTCGAGGGCAGCCCGATCCGCATCAACGTCCGGGTGCGGGAGAAGCGCGGCCGCAAGTAG
- a CDS encoding sulfite exporter TauE/SafE family protein, with amino-acid sequence MSVTHMILIALAGVGAGAINSLVGSGTLITFPTLVTLGFPPVTATMSNAVGLVAGGISGTWAYRRELRGQRRWLRWQIPASLIGAGLGAFLLLHLPETVFATVVPALLVFALVLVVVGPRIQGWARTRAEAAGRDADLITPARMAALVAGTFAVGVYGGYFTAAQGILLIAVMGALLPEDIQRMNAAKNLLALLVNIVAAVAYTVVAFDRISWAAAGLIAAGSLVGGYLGGHYGRRLSPTALRIVIVVVGLIGLYRLVTL; translated from the coding sequence GTGTCGGTGACCCACATGATCCTGATCGCGCTGGCCGGTGTCGGTGCCGGCGCGATCAATTCACTGGTGGGGTCGGGCACGCTGATCACTTTCCCGACGTTGGTGACGCTCGGCTTTCCGCCGGTGACCGCCACGATGTCCAACGCCGTCGGCCTGGTCGCCGGTGGCATCTCCGGCACCTGGGCGTACCGACGCGAGCTGCGCGGGCAGCGCCGCTGGCTGCGCTGGCAGATCCCGGCGTCGCTGATCGGGGCCGGACTCGGCGCCTTCCTGCTGCTGCATCTACCGGAGACGGTGTTCGCCACCGTGGTCCCCGCGCTGCTGGTGTTCGCGCTGGTGTTGGTGGTGGTGGGGCCCCGGATCCAGGGCTGGGCCCGGACGCGTGCGGAAGCCGCCGGCCGCGACGCGGACCTGATCACCCCGGCGAGGATGGCCGCGCTGGTGGCCGGCACCTTCGCCGTCGGGGTCTACGGCGGCTACTTCACCGCGGCGCAGGGCATCCTGCTGATCGCGGTCATGGGGGCGCTGCTGCCCGAGGACATCCAACGCATGAACGCCGCCAAGAACCTGCTGGCGCTGCTGGTCAACATCGTCGCCGCGGTGGCCTACACCGTGGTGGCCTTCGACCGGATCAGCTGGGCCGCGGCGGGCCTCATTGCGGCCGGCTCGCTGGTGGGCGGCTACCTCGGCGGGCACTACGGGCGGCGGCTTTCGCCGACGGCGCTGCGCATCGTGATCGTGGTGGTGGGACTCATCGGTCTCTACCGTTTGGTGACCCTGTAG
- a CDS encoding sulfite exporter TauE/SafE family protein: protein MRSLILFALVGVGAQLVDGALGMAFGVTASTLLVLSGVAAAQASAAVHLAEVGTTFASGLSHWRFKNIDWSIVAKLGVPGAIGAFLGATVLSSLSTEDAAPLMAGILLCIGAYVLVRFSLGRPPGLRNTHTSHTAKFLAPLGLFGGFIDASGGGGWGPVTTSTLLSQGKTAPRTVIGSVSASEFLVAVSASLGFVIGLREEFLNNLPIVAGLAIGGMIAAPLAAWLVTKVSPALLGTAVGGVIVLSNSQKLLKYFGITGGWSVAVYATIVVVWLGLLAYAVRASRAPQFVPEELEAVESEAEVEDLASAPGAEADAEASVEPVEQVVGKTGR, encoded by the coding sequence ATGCGTTCGCTCATACTTTTCGCCCTCGTCGGTGTCGGCGCGCAACTCGTCGACGGCGCCCTGGGCATGGCCTTCGGAGTCACCGCCTCCACGCTGCTGGTGTTGAGCGGGGTGGCGGCCGCCCAGGCCAGCGCCGCGGTCCACCTGGCCGAGGTGGGGACGACGTTCGCCTCCGGTCTGTCGCACTGGCGGTTCAAGAACATCGACTGGTCGATTGTCGCCAAGCTCGGTGTGCCCGGGGCCATCGGCGCTTTCCTGGGCGCCACCGTGTTGTCGTCGCTGTCCACCGAGGACGCCGCGCCGCTGATGGCCGGCATCCTGCTGTGCATCGGGGCCTACGTGCTGGTGCGGTTCTCGCTGGGCCGCCCGCCCGGGCTGCGGAACACCCACACCTCGCACACCGCGAAGTTCCTGGCCCCGCTGGGCCTGTTCGGTGGGTTCATCGACGCCTCCGGTGGCGGTGGCTGGGGGCCGGTGACGACGAGCACCCTGCTGTCGCAGGGCAAGACGGCGCCCCGGACCGTGATCGGGTCGGTGAGCGCCTCGGAGTTCCTGGTCGCGGTGTCGGCGTCGCTGGGGTTCGTGATCGGCCTGCGCGAGGAGTTTCTCAACAACCTGCCCATCGTGGCCGGCCTGGCCATCGGCGGCATGATCGCGGCGCCGCTGGCGGCGTGGCTGGTGACCAAGGTGAGCCCGGCGCTGCTGGGCACCGCGGTCGGCGGCGTGATCGTGCTGAGCAACAGCCAGAAGCTGCTGAAGTATTTCGGCATCACCGGCGGGTGGTCGGTGGCGGTCTACGCGACCATCGTCGTCGTGTGGCTGGGCCTGCTGGCCTACGCGGTGCGCGCGTCGCGGGCCCCGCAGTTCGTGCCCGAGGAACTCGAGGCGGTCGAGTCCGAGGCCGAGGTCGAGGATCTGGCTTCGGCCCCTGGTGCCGAGGCCGACGCCGAGGCATCCGTCGAACCCGTCGAGCAGGTGGTGGGGAAAACCGGTCGATAG